A segment of the Cydia splendana chromosome 16, ilCydSple1.2, whole genome shotgun sequence genome:
gaatttttgattattgtaaaaattaggagcggaagacagatttcatacaaatttttaaatgctcctaactcttataataattaaaataaaataaaaaaaagaacaaatgtaggggcatggctgtagttgatgttgatatgatatacaacaaattgtatcaaaatatttaatgttattatccagagagaaaaatgtggactacgtttgtatgaaaaggcgcgTCTTAACGACACGTCTAGTGAGTCTGGCGGTCAAAAGGTCAAATAAGAATATTCCTAAATGCTCTATTATGCTAATAAGTCTACTTTAGTGACTATAACTGCGGTCAGACTCAATACGCCAATAActaatgttgaatattaaaaactatgttaaattccatttaggtagatacaagaatgacaattctcgtcacttgtggtgttgtcaagtctttttttgtttactaaactctatagataagttaacaatttcggctctgtgctagagagaatattataaatgcgtaaataaaacaactattgccaaaaaattaaacaaagtttatttacacattaaatgtaggtgtacaaacaaatcattCACTGCCGTACCCGGTGTGAAAGTGCCCATCATGCCAGCAGCTTTATCGCTGGATTACTATGAACAGCTTTTGTACCAGGAACGTCTCGGAGCGagggcagtggcgtagctagaggatatggcgcccggggcaggcaccaaatttgcgcctcccccccccccccccccccctctccgaAACGAAATGAACTAAcgaaatgggaccaacccctaagtcgcgaaaaaaatttggctgtttcatacgtTTTGGCTGGTCGAAagtctatgggagggtaaactctttttttcgcgatttcgaggttggtcccgtagcaaaagttgctcagtataatcccaaaacctccctggcaacgggaatgtaattattttttagccatcctgtatagtgtataggaatcctcagtagtccacatatcgatgaatgtcgtcgatagacaacatgtcacagatatgcagcagcagctattgaagcatcaggttccgtcaactacggctcatatgcgccaGCCGGAtaaagggctagcgatccacttgcataggtagtctattggacagtccataagatggtaacttcgacaggagacccctaacgtaaaagacgcgctaacactggacacaactctgaagcacttggcccgctcgccttataaaacgaaagcatagcaactcccgccgaatatccctctgcttgatagaagtttctggcatagagtattcacactacgggatggtgggcggtagggcgctaccgtcgtctttcaagatcgagttcgatgcaaaaagagttcctaaaagatcgtctttctccctttgcgctgtgggccagattaccatccgcatttcacacttcacagtggtggtaaatacgactgacaaaagtttccctgctgcctTTGGCAAGGCGGAGAGGTAGTCTTTAGCCCATTTTGGCGCCCCCCCTTGGACGTCGCCCGGGGCACATTTATTGCTATTTCATAACTGCTCATCTATAAGTTTCGTttccaatataaatagaatgcttaacggtgtagaaaagatcaacattcctctcagacctccaacaaaaaggggccaaactgaaaaccagcgctggacgccagtctagcacatgctgagcttggtacccacggccaacatgtcttgctaaatgtaattacctatgtatagagtagacaataagttagtacttaacctagaataacttagtacatacttaacatagaatttatatgtaggtatatggtttgtattcctaatattttttctgccatcaacttatcatgttttggcaatggagcattccatgaaattgactaccgtttgtcccgtagaaatgcagattttctggagatttgcaggtataagagtttccttttctatgacaaatggtcaaacatgcacggaaaattattcgcttgctttaaatggcgaaaaaaaaaagtcgcaacacaggaaataaaatgcgtttgtacgggacagctcgtggaatgctccaataaagTGGCATTCAGAGTGTAGCCTTGAGGTTGCCAAGCTAAGCAACCAAGTCAGGTGTCACGGTCTTCAGGTCCTCAACAGGCCCAGGGTATGAGTGTCCGGTTCTCAGGCGGCACCAGATTTTCCGAGGAAGGTCAAACccttttggttttttagttgggtcagatatacagcaactccgagctgccgaagctgaccattccgctatccacctatccgaaatattaaagctgctcaggctcccagctgtagcacagggtcagggtggggttattcgtgatattctcagcctccctcttcaacgccttgagtcgtcggatgtgaggaggggcaatgtgactcaatgccggcagccagtggcggttgtagatcggatagtgcctgagatgcatcgcatggtctcgttgagcttaacgtccaatgtatgggtatgtgcactttcaagcctccaatatgtcatgactgaaacagaaacaaattatattagatgaggtcaggcgcaggctagtacttacagcggttcattgccaaattatgtgaaattaatgtcacttttagaaagctctcgtttttaagccagggggatttttatgttacagttgtccgaattatcgattgaaaataaattgaattttgttctagttcaaacaaacaaacaaaatttactttattcatgtaggcctagcaacaagctcttatgaatcgtaattaatcttaatctaattatcagagcaatttattgatgttagtattatgccataataaaattggattattatacatatcaaatttaacactaaaaatttcacaaaaggatcgtcaaacattaaaaagattgtataaaaaaatactagtctagaatttctagaataaaatctaaatgtcaaaaaaaagcataagtaacaaaagaagtagatagtattacatcggaatatccatttcctcatcaataatcaaatatacctaataaataaataatcatttcgaataacaattaatcccacgttgtaatatcattcatgtagtcttgtgtggtataataagctttagaaataagtttacgctttacataattcttaaatttattaatagataattcagtaatatggtttggaagtttattataaaatcttacacaattacccatgaatgattttttaattttatggagccgagtgaagggcactgcgagcttatgtttatttctagtattaatattatgaatttcacaatttttcctaaaatttacaatatttttatgtacatacagaatattctcataaatgtaattatttatccgttattaaagttgtattatgtATCAAGTGTAGTTCTGTACCACGATATTCtatacgacacaaacatacccacacacttacataggctgctaaaatcattcccatagtcaggtataggtacaataaaccattttaccaaacacaaaaaaaaatattccagctgccagcagtaaagaaaccagcttctactcccaagccctaacaatataaataagtttttagcaaaaatatcatttttggtataagcttttatcgctgactgtacttttctttcaacaggcaactaatactcactaAGACTCAGACTCAGACTCAGAGTCCATTCTAACAACACcaagcacaattagtttgcgttgttttatcacagtgttcccatggccacctcatatctccatcatcagataggctccatgtcatcataatattgcaattgtcatccgatttacatattgttatgtaagtatgcaaaatttcatctcaattggaaatcgggaagtgggtcaaacttagctgtcaaatgtatatggccagctttagtgctaacataactgttcctagtattcctatattacatattataagtaagaatattgtactagtaggtattatattattttataatcttagtagaataggtactaatacaatttatttgtattgaataaggccggcgccccactgctgcgcacgctacatccacggcccacgttttaatacaaaccgtgggcaagcccacgaaattttgtataggaacgtgggtcatgtacatagcgtgcgcagcagtggggctccggcctaatACCGtccgagaaatgggcccctgctcTACAATATATATCGCACTCAATCTATCTGAATTTTATCTTCCCTCAAATAAAAGAAAGATAAAGGTCGGTTATccaaatattatgacaattaCTTAATTACAATTGCCAGTCACCTGTTCGGCAGCGCTGCCTTCTTGTAAGTCGGAGACGAAGATTCCTCGGCCGGCTTCCGTGTGCCGCCCCTCGATGATCATAATGCCCAGGCCCGACGGACCCTGGAAAAGaagatcatcatcattaacttaagagttactaagtaacttgtcggtggagtaacttccagctttccctatcttgcacatagcgtgcgcagcagtggggcgccggcctaactcttgcagggaatttgtaagttacttgtgggtatggctactttatttattttataaactttattgcacaaacatatataattacgtaaaaatagcgaacttaatgccaaaaggcattatctaccacctactagtcaaccatagaaacaaatatgtgacgttccacggcaaaaggtaccttatggcggctggcgcttacgtcgcatagcgccgcaataatattggagcggcgttaatagttaatagagtaagcgccaaccgccataaggtacatttacccgtgggacgtcacatataaacactaaaggttggtgcaaaaaccaatcaaaaagcaaatgcaataggtatatcttagatatacatactaacataaacatacatatatgttataaaaataaatgtactaatatgtatatgggatgatagacactagacgagacatttagcagatgactaccgagcatgactactcaaaaaacaaattttcttggggcttgtcttacaggtagagggagtgcattccatagataggttGCCTGAACGGCAAAACAATTAGACATAAAACGGTTATAAAGAGGAAGGACTTAAAGTTTAAGTGAGCGGGAGTTCACATCCGGAACaggcataaaaactaaatacttattaataatattttatctttatgtcttagagttatggcataaagtgtgtctttttctttgtcaataaacttttattcttgctacaaaactagcttctagaatatacagagtaaaaaaaaattttttttttaaagtgaggtctacgggtttcaaggatgttaatatttgttagaatgcgtatgcactttttatgcagtgtgaataaatgtatgcataggtagtgttgtagtgtaacttttacacatcatttttgccaaatcaacttcctgaaattatagtagtgatagaacaggtttttaacaaacttttgtcacttagtagaacataatagatagaatgagaagaaatagataataagtgtcaataatattaaaaggcaccagtaaattttcatgattttagttTAGGAAAGGTGTACTTACATCTTCAATCCTTTCTTCTGGATCTTAGAAGTTATGTGCAATGTGAAGcattgcattttgtatctctggcttccgagaggctcatggatctccctgtaggtgtaggcgaacaggggatgctgagttatatatatttggctagcattttcttgtgcgccgaagcatcgtctgaaattaaacatattcatgacaaaaccagttaatgatcaaacgaactataactttttctataaataaattagagaaacttacattttgggtgGCATTTCCTATAGTTCACAcagcaaatcagtatttttcttcGACTTAGTTTGTATGTTCACTAAATTCACTGAATCATGCGCGTACGCGatgcttgtcaatgtcaagtgaattgtcagttgagaaaacacgattatccgtgcatgttataatgtaagtcaatttgtataaagctgtcactcatttaaacatttttcaatttggaagtgtagtaataaaactaactattcgttttcaaacatcgtccgacacacgtccgacattttaataaagccaggcattaaatggatttttcataaactctaggcatagacaatcgtggtcacttacgaatgatagtggataactttatacaatatcgacgtggtattcttatcgtagcccgtaaccatgttcagcaaaacgataaaaatacgactatcgttaaaagacgacagtagattccacgcgcaatatgatataaccttgctaagcccgcagggtcacttaacttgcttactccaaactaaattttttatttatgatgaacaattacgaaaaaaaccgggcaagtgcgagtcggactcgcgcacgaagggttccgtaccataatgcaaaaaaaaaaacgaaaaaaaaagcaaaaaaaaacggtcacccatccaagtactgaccactttgcttaactttggtcaaaaatcacgtttgttgtatgggagccccatttaaatctttattttattctgtttttagtatttgttgttatagcggcaacagaaatacatcatctgtgaaaatttcaactgtctagctatcacggttcgtgagatacagcctggtgacagacggacggacggacggacggacggacggacggacggacagcgaagtcttagtaatagggttccgtacccaaagggtaaaacgggaccctattacttaaaccgtctattttttaactctaatttaactttaacaacctgaagctcctaaagtattgatcgtagagtaaaattaaacataaccaaatttgtaggaaattgtatgataaaacttttgtccgaagtaataggctacctcgcacaacgtatcagcattgcgatacagcgaggaaatgccgccagcatccttggaacaatgcctcaagggcctattttagatttaagctagttattaatttagtttagtagtaccgaagtaattataatgctatttgtacatatattcgagatatgagcaaaaataagaaaaaaggtacctttaaccctccctgcaccctcagcacaccccctaccctcgaggacttttagtatgtttatttagacaccacaaggtatataccaattttcaaaactactcgaattatttccgcagatttttctaatttgcttgggttatttcttaattttttaactttctcattgaccccccaaaagtagcccccatgcttaaaattcatttgtttacatgacttacatgtccgtctttgggtcactaattccACCAatttgtaccaaatttcaacttaattggtccagtagtttccgtgaaaataggctgtgacagacggacagacagacagacagacgcacgagtgatcctataaataagggttccgttttttctttttgaggaaaaatcataaaaggttagtagattttttgtgaaatatattattttctgaatttcttctaacaaaatcgatttacctacccatacaatacaataatataaaaatgtgacttgagcagcaaaaacgtgacttttagggaaacgaaacgtaacttatgactccagagccctggcaacactgctTAAATTGAGTTTCAGTTGTTGGTCCAATTTCTTGAAAGCCGgcagtattttaatatttttaatactttatttaatttctgACTAATACGAATTGAAGCACTGATGAAATAATGAGTGTTCAATACCAAAATAACTGTAATATATTAGTAGATCACAGTGGATACATTAATAATGTTTATAGCAAGGTTTCTTCCAGTGACGAAAGGAAAGCTTTCAAAATTGACCAGTGTTTgttcaatataattattgacAAAGAACTTAAAgaagtacctaataaaaaaagaaaactacAAAATCAAGAATTAAATGAAGAAGTACGTACTTAAAAACCGTAGCATTATTAATGTTTAATAAAAGAATTAATACAATTTTTACATCTGATATATTTGAAATATTTCAGTGTTCAAGAGTGAAAAATATGTACGAGCAATTTTTAAAGGAGCTACCACCAAAACTGAAGCGAAGTCAAGCAAAAAGCAGTTCAAGTGAGGTGCGGGATCTAGCACTAAAGCTATTTGAAGCGACTGTGTTCGAACATAGTGGCATAAATGGTGGAAATAATTCTGATTCCGCAATTTTATGTTCAGTAAAGGATGAACAATTCCTTATACCTGCTAATTgtaggtaaatattataaatattagagTGCAAAATGTAAATTATCGACACCCTTTTTAACTAAGGGCAACTTTgggaacaaataaaaatttatttttacgaatAGGTATTTTGATCTGTGTTTTGAAGTACTACTTTCAAagcgaatttgaaatagaggaatattttcaaagtaaattatgttgtCAGTATATTTACTGTACTGATGACATAATTTACTATGACTATTTCCTCTAGTCTTAtatacaaacaagatatatacagtggtattactaaaataaaatataaaataatttaataactagcttaaatctaaaataggcccttgaggcattgtaccaaggatgctggcggcattcccaattcctcgctgtatcgcaatgctgatacgttgtgtgAGGTAGCCGCCTAGTCTTAATTCTCTTTGCtactatatataaattataaactgaaataagttCCGCCATGAGGGGCTGGCCTTGGGGCTCATGGCGTCAGCCCGGTTAGCTAAAGCCGCTGGTTTAAATCCGGCCTTCGCCACTGAAGAGCTTTGCCACTTTTTCTGTAATATCTACTTCAGTTTATAGTTTAACTAAGGTCTAATTTTCAGATTCTATTGTGGATGTGTGAAGGAGCAATGTGTAAAACTAAATGGCAGTAAGTTTGACATAGTGGTAGCAGATCCCCCTTGGTGGAACAAATACATAAGGAGACTGAAGCATGCCAATGATAAGCTCAGGTTTGATGTAACTAttcttagggccagttgcaccaaccacatttgacagactgatcaacctTAACCccgcgcgccccggcgctttactatgagactttccatacataaaaatttagcgaactctttaacgatacgaacagtttagTGCAACCAACCAtcttttgaaaaaatgaaaaatgaaaaatgaaaaaagtttattgtataaaaaatagaCATACGGTAAATCACGTCCCTGTGTCCTGATCTAGGAAACCCTTTATATAACATACAACTGTATCTATCAtcggaatgttaactttaaatcagtggtgggcaaaTTATGGCGTGCCAGCTCTGGCCCGCGAAAGGACTTTATCTGGCCCACTGTCGGTCcttggaaataattagtatatggcctgcaaaataatgaaaatgaatTTTAGCTGCAATTCTGGCCCACCTCTGAAATCTCTTAAACTTTCTGGTCCCCCATaaaaaagtttgcccaccactgcttAAAATCTtctggttttttttaatttgttccgTTAATCAAGCTTATTTCCGTTCCGTTAATTTGTATTGTTGGAATTTGTATTAATTTTTAGTATATTGGTAGCCCTCTTTACTAACTTTATAGTGACATACCcttgatattttttaaatagtaaatttaaatttttaagtttaattttgtcAAACTGAAATTAAATCACATATTTGAAAGTAGCAAAGCCATATTTCTTCATTAAAAGATTACAAATAGCAACAAACCAAAACTTCTAatacttaacttttaaaattaTCATCATtcgtcatcatcatatcagtgctggacataggcctccccgaaagagtgccacaatgaccggtcttgcgccacccgcattcAGCGGACTACTGTGACatttaccaggtcatcagtccacctgCTTAGCTTAACCTGCTGCTCCAATTTTCAGTTACTCCATGATGTACAATGAAGACATTGCGTCCATACCCGTGAGGAACCTGCTATCTCCAAACTGCCTTGTTGCCATGTGGTGCACAAACGCTCCAAGCAATATTGCTGCTGTTAAAGAGTTGATATTTCCTCGCTGGGGTGTGGAGTATTTGACTACTTGGTACTGGTTGAAGGTAAGTAAATATGTAtcactatctatctatctacactcgcgtgcaaaagtattgcatcactttgcattttttcgtccgcacccaatatctttgtttttctatacccgattctgaaaattttggtatcaactgaaagcttataatctaacgcattagaaaaatggtaaattcattgaaatttcgaatctaaagactttaaaaaaatcagaaaactgaaagtagtcgcataatgctccaaaaataaatcaggAAAGTTgagaataaaagtattttttttaatacaatataaattattattattaaattaatacttggttTTGCCACCCATAGCCCTCCTTACACAAATCAAGCGGTTTTTCATAgacctaattatttttttaatgtgatgaatgatgatgaggaatagcgtcccactcctccagcaaggcgGCCTTCAGCTCCTCATTATTGACCAGGGCAAGATTCCGCTTCCAAACCCTCCTTTTCAGGTAGTACCACATGTATTCAATGGGGTTAAGGcccgggctcatcgctggccagtccatggtgtcgatgcccacttcgagaaggtatAGGCTtgcggtggccctagcggtGTGACACGGGgcattatcctgcattaggatgaacccctcatcaaaaataccggcataaggtGCATCattctggccttctgtagactcttcctcttcggtcacatccattcaagcacattctgcactcgttcaagaagagaactggggttcattgctcaatggtccagtcgTTACGATTTTCAGCAAACTCTgtttaggctgtacggtgtcgcgccagcaatctgggccCCGCTGCACgcctcctgggtgtcaagttcgctttcttaagtcttcttcttattgtccactcactggcagccactcctcgtacctcacgcagacgctgctggatggcaatgcttgtctggtgtcgatctcggagagatattgtgacaaagaagcggtcgtccctctctgatgtacactttctgcggccgcttcttggtcttgaagtaaaggatccaATCCCCTGGAACAtctggtaaactctgcaaactgtagattggcttaaattcagctcggcagctactgaacgttgCCTACGCCCTGTTTGCAGGGGCTGGAcgatttggcggacttcagcttcagtggttttCATTTTTCCAGGTCTTCTTCACGGAAAAATATgcggagatatgtaacgatcaacttctgataagtgactgatgacaaccccttctctacccccCGTTTTATAGGGGTCAAGGGTagcgcaactcgtgcgcgtgataacgtgaaactgcTCATTAATCAGGAAAagccgataatttgaaaaatacggGGCCgttttccatgtttttttacttttcataaagctaaaacttcaagaAATATGatcacattaaaataatttagcgaaattaaccagtttacaaatatattgggtgCGGTTGAAAAAATgcagtgatgcaatacttttgcacgcgagtgtattaAGCCCTTTTATTCTGAGTTAGAGTATGTCTCTAAGCTCAGTGTGccgcttggcaaaggcctcctccagctctTTCCATTGGGATCTGTCGTGGGCCACTCTTCTCCAGTTCGGGCCCGCTGTGAGTTTGAGTTCATCCTCCCATCTTATTCGAGGTCTCCTCTGGCTCCGTGTGCAACCTCTTCGGTACCAATCCGTTACGATCTTGCTTCATTTTTCCTGCCTGTCTCTCAACATGTGGCCAGTCCATCTCCACTTCTGCTGATCTATTTTAGTGAGACTGCTGATCTATTaaatatatcactacaccttataaaacaaagtcccctgccgcgtctgtgtgtttgtatgttcgagataaactcaaaaactactcaaacgattttcatg
Coding sequences within it:
- the LOC134797896 gene encoding N(6)-adenine-specific methyltransferase METTL4 is translated as MSVQYQNNCNILVDHSGYINNVYSKVSSSDERKAFKIDQCLFNIIIDKELKEVPNKKRKLQNQELNEECSRVKNMYEQFLKELPPKLKRSQAKSSSSEVRDLALKLFEATVFEHSGINGGNNSDSAILCSVKDEQFLIPANCRFYCGCVKEQCVKLNGSKFDIVVADPPWWNKYIRRLKHANDKLSYSMMYNEDIASIPVRNLLSPNCLVAMWCTNAPSNIAAVKELIFPRWGVEYLTTWYWLKVTTNMEPLCDFSTGCKKQPYERIILGKVGDVTVPEDQLIVSVPSALHSHKPPLLELLSPYVKTSNPQTLELFARYLLPNTTSVGFEPLKWQHVSLYEKVS